From Oligoflexus sp., the proteins below share one genomic window:
- a CDS encoding MFS transporter, which produces MSSIPKDAIKKFSPYQKFVVAVLAFLQFTVVLDFMILSPLGAILMPTLNITTSQFGLVVSGYAFSAGASGLLAAGFADRFDRKKLLMFFYIGFILGTLFCGLAPSYEFLLAARIVTGLFGGVVGSVSFAIITDLFPYDMRGRVMGIIQTSFAASQVMGLPFGLYLSNHWGWHAPFILIVIIGIMAGVMIGLRLQPIRDHLKMQHDNNPFVHLFKTVSQRNYLQGFATTALLSTGGFMLMPFASAFNVNNLGVRLDQLPLIYMVTGVISIITGPLVGRLSDRIGKMLIFMMGSTLAIITIAVYTRLSMVSIWTVIAVNTVMWIGVSARMISSSALMSALPKPQDRGAYMSVSSSIQQISGGLAAILAGLIVVAEPSGRLDHFDSLGNVIIASTMITMFLMFMIGKLLKRITHQQQV; this is translated from the coding sequence ATGTCGAGTATTCCCAAAGACGCCATCAAGAAATTTTCGCCCTATCAAAAGTTTGTCGTCGCCGTTCTCGCCTTTTTGCAGTTTACCGTAGTCCTTGACTTCATGATACTGTCGCCGCTCGGGGCGATCCTCATGCCGACCCTGAACATCACGACTTCGCAGTTCGGGCTCGTGGTCTCAGGTTACGCGTTCAGCGCGGGGGCTTCAGGACTTTTGGCTGCGGGCTTCGCCGATCGCTTCGATCGTAAAAAACTTTTAATGTTTTTTTATATCGGTTTTATTTTGGGAACGCTCTTCTGCGGACTGGCGCCCAGCTATGAATTCCTGCTGGCGGCGCGTATCGTGACGGGACTCTTCGGCGGCGTCGTCGGCTCCGTTTCCTTTGCGATCATCACCGATCTTTTCCCCTACGATATGCGCGGCCGCGTGATGGGGATCATCCAGACATCTTTCGCTGCCAGTCAGGTGATGGGCCTGCCCTTCGGTCTTTACCTCTCGAATCACTGGGGCTGGCACGCTCCTTTCATCCTGATCGTGATCATCGGAATTATGGCCGGCGTGATGATCGGCCTTCGGCTGCAACCCATCCGCGATCACCTGAAAATGCAGCATGACAACAACCCCTTTGTGCATCTCTTCAAAACCGTGAGCCAGCGGAATTACCTTCAGGGCTTTGCCACGACAGCGCTTTTGTCGACCGGTGGTTTTATGCTGATGCCCTTTGCCAGTGCGTTCAATGTCAATAACCTTGGTGTGCGCCTGGATCAGCTGCCGCTGATTTATATGGTGACGGGCGTGATCTCGATCATCACAGGGCCTTTGGTTGGGCGGCTCAGTGATCGGATCGGAAAAATGCTGATCTTCATGATGGGTTCGACTCTGGCCATCATCACCATTGCCGTCTATACCCGCCTGTCGATGGTCTCCATCTGGACAGTGATTGCCGTGAATACCGTGATGTGGATTGGCGTCTCGGCCCGGATGATCTCTTCATCGGCTTTGATGTCGGCCTTGCCCAAGCCGCAGGATCGCGGGGCATACATGTCGGTGAGTTCGTCGATTCAGCAGATTTCGGGCGGACTTGCAGCAATCCTGGCTGGTCTTATCGTGGTGGCGGAGCCCAGCGGCCGGCTGGATCACTTTGATAGCCTCGGGAATGTGATCATCGCCTCGACCATGATCACCATGTTCCTGATGTTCATGATCGGCAAGCTGCTGAAGCGCATCACGCATCAGCAGCAGGTGTGA
- a CDS encoding response regulator produces MVDRSTSRGIRILLVEDNDVNSRLTTRMLTRLGYQVDAVLNGREAIRALQTQTYAIVLMDLNMPEMDGFTATRWILNHPSEILLVPSIIALTANTLPEDRKRCEESGMVDFIAKPIGLDSLCHVLEKWSRRAA; encoded by the coding sequence TTGGTCGATAGATCCACGTCGCGCGGTATCCGCATCCTTCTCGTCGAAGATAATGACGTCAACAGTCGCCTCACGACGCGCATGCTGACCCGCCTGGGTTATCAGGTCGATGCCGTCCTCAATGGCCGCGAAGCCATCCGCGCCCTTCAGACCCAAACTTATGCGATCGTCCTGATGGATCTGAATATGCCGGAAATGGATGGATTCACCGCGACCCGCTGGATTCTGAATCATCCTAGCGAAATCCTGCTTGTTCCCAGCATCATTGCCTTGACGGCCAATACTTTGCCCGAGGATCGCAAGCGCTGCGAGGAATCTGGCATGGTCGACTTTATTGCCAAACCCATAGGCCTCGATTCGCTGTGCCATGTTCTGGAAAAATGGTCCCGCCGCGCGGCCTGA
- a CDS encoding protein adenylyltransferase SelO family protein, protein MTRLKHLKLKPTAPYAGFSQIDGSHPIQEQVPFSHVPYHARHRPGGKVAFFNFTLAKDMGLIDPGHSHEMNAELEQTLLQTFGLLIVNEYDQLHPERVDKQSIKPKTYMATRYLQLQHPDRRGLTSGDGRSIWNGCWQFAGKTWDISSCGTGATCLSPASSKSKTFFRSGDPNVSYGCGYCKLHEGLIDTLFSEILHRNGVRTERVLCVLEYPKGFAVTVRVAENLLRPSHFFLHLKQGRWDRLKALVDYHIQRQVNNGTWTIESGQNPYEYFLQSMTRDFATAAARFESDYIFCWMEWDGDNILADAGIIDYGSIRQFGLFFHEYRFDDHERWSTNLKEQRSKARYMVQTFAQIADFLKTGRKKSIERFARHASVREFDKIFLRSRRLYLLRRMGLTESLAAELLKLQGKKVQELEKCFMRLEYAKTKKGKYRVPDGMNWNMLYVMRRLLRELPQTVEQNVTSREASELLKGSLAWAAHEDAHAVRPAHVRELVQLTRLYRHVMVEAASLARTDLTRLMKVVSMWSGKLNDENRITGDAVCLLAEQLMSHRRHLSSRQFHKLLEMIIREQVLNPDYQPSAFQPQLRSDARLEPLVRRALKIVRSYREGL, encoded by the coding sequence TTGACGCGACTCAAACACTTAAAACTGAAACCCACGGCACCCTATGCGGGTTTTTCGCAGATTGACGGCAGCCATCCGATTCAGGAGCAAGTGCCCTTCTCCCACGTCCCTTATCACGCCCGGCATCGCCCAGGCGGCAAGGTCGCCTTCTTCAACTTCACGCTGGCCAAAGACATGGGACTCATTGATCCCGGTCACAGTCACGAGATGAATGCGGAACTTGAGCAGACTCTCTTGCAAACCTTCGGTCTTCTGATCGTCAACGAATACGATCAACTGCATCCCGAGCGCGTCGACAAGCAGAGCATCAAACCGAAAACCTATATGGCCACGCGGTACCTGCAGCTGCAGCATCCCGATCGTCGTGGACTCACGTCGGGCGACGGCCGGAGCATCTGGAACGGATGCTGGCAGTTTGCCGGGAAAACCTGGGACATCAGCAGCTGCGGAACGGGAGCGACCTGTCTGTCCCCGGCCAGCAGCAAAAGCAAGACGTTCTTCCGCTCGGGTGATCCGAACGTCTCCTATGGCTGCGGCTACTGCAAACTTCATGAAGGTCTGATCGATACTCTTTTCAGCGAAATTCTGCATCGGAATGGTGTGCGTACCGAGCGCGTGCTCTGCGTGCTCGAATATCCGAAAGGCTTTGCCGTGACCGTGCGCGTCGCCGAGAATCTTCTGCGGCCTTCGCACTTTTTCCTGCATCTGAAGCAGGGGCGTTGGGATCGTCTGAAGGCTCTGGTCGATTATCATATCCAGCGCCAGGTGAATAATGGGACCTGGACCATCGAGTCCGGCCAGAATCCTTATGAATACTTCCTGCAGTCGATGACGCGCGATTTCGCGACGGCCGCGGCCCGCTTTGAATCCGATTATATCTTCTGCTGGATGGAATGGGACGGTGACAATATCCTGGCTGATGCCGGAATCATCGACTACGGCTCCATTCGCCAGTTTGGGCTTTTCTTCCATGAGTATCGCTTCGACGATCATGAACGCTGGTCCACGAACCTGAAAGAACAGCGCTCCAAGGCCCGCTACATGGTGCAGACCTTTGCCCAGATAGCGGATTTTTTGAAGACGGGACGGAAAAAATCTATCGAACGCTTCGCGCGTCATGCGTCGGTGCGCGAGTTTGATAAGATCTTTCTGCGTTCACGCCGCCTTTATCTTCTGCGCAGAATGGGTTTGACAGAATCGTTGGCCGCTGAGCTTTTAAAGCTGCAGGGCAAAAAAGTGCAGGAGCTGGAAAAATGCTTCATGCGCCTGGAATATGCGAAGACGAAAAAAGGCAAGTACCGCGTGCCGGATGGCATGAATTGGAACATGCTTTATGTGATGCGCCGGCTCCTCCGTGAACTGCCCCAGACTGTTGAGCAGAACGTAACATCACGCGAGGCCTCGGAGTTATTGAAGGGTTCTTTGGCCTGGGCGGCTCATGAGGATGCGCATGCCGTGCGTCCGGCTCACGTTCGTGAGCTTGTGCAGCTGACCCGCCTTTATCGGCATGTGATGGTCGAGGCTGCGTCCCTGGCCAGGACTGACCTTACGCGGCTTATGAAGGTCGTCAGCATGTGGAGTGGGAAACTGAACGATGAAAACCGCATCACCGGCGACGCTGTCTGTCTTCTGGCCGAGCAGCTGATGAGCCATCGGCGGCATTTGAGTTCGCGGCAATTCCATAAGCTTTTGGAAATGATCATCCGCGAGCAGGTGCTCAATCCTGATTATCAGCCGAGTGCCTTCCAACCCCAGCTGCGCAGTGATGCGAGGCTCGAACCTCTGGTGCGTCGAGCCCTGAAAATCGTGCGCAGCTATCGGGAAGGATTATAA
- a CDS encoding SRPBCC family protein → MAGASREEVFDVPAEKFYAALIDYASYPEILGEVDEVEVLDFSETSARIQYTINIVKSFSYILKMTQKRPEVVAWTLESGSLFKVNQGRWKITPQSANSCKVQYELDVDLKVFAPKAITNKLVAVNLPRMMQAFYEKAKAL, encoded by the coding sequence ATGGCTGGTGCATCCCGCGAAGAAGTCTTTGACGTCCCTGCCGAGAAATTCTATGCAGCTTTGATTGATTACGCGAGCTACCCCGAGATTCTGGGTGAGGTCGACGAGGTCGAGGTTTTGGATTTCAGTGAAACCAGTGCCCGCATCCAGTACACCATCAATATCGTCAAATCCTTTTCCTACATCCTGAAGATGACCCAAAAGCGCCCCGAAGTGGTGGCCTGGACGCTGGAGTCCGGCAGCCTGTTCAAGGTCAATCAGGGCCGCTGGAAGATCACGCCGCAGAGCGCGAATTCCTGCAAGGTTCAGTATGAGCTGGATGTCGATCTGAAGGTATTCGCGCCGAAGGCGATTACGAATAAACTTGTCGCCGTAAACCTGCCGCGGATGATGCAGGCCTTTTATGAAAAGGCCAAGGCGTTATAA